Within the Cryptococcus neoformans var. neoformans B-3501A chromosome 1, whole genome shotgun sequence genome, the region CATAGGGAGTGGGTGCACCATAAGGCGTTGGAGCTGTGTAAGGGTTTCCCGGGATAGCAGGTGTCGGTGCTCCATTACCTGCTGGCGTTGGTGCACTGTACGGGGCACTGTAAGGCGCAGACGGAGGAGCCATAACGCTGGGCCTGGAACCACTGGCCTCAGGTCGACCGTAAGCTCCATATGCCGGCGTTCGACCACCAGAGGGACCGGGAGGAGCCATGGCATATGCGTTGGGGGTCTTGCCACCTTGCATGCCGTATGCTGGGGTTTTACCTCCGGATGCCATACCGTATGCAGGTGTCTTGCCTCCAGAAGCGCCCCACGCAGGAGTCTTCCCGCCGGAGGCGTTGGCCGCTGATGGTGTCTTGCCCCCAACGCCTGCCGCATAAGGGTTGGGCGTTTTGCCATTTTGTACGCCAGCCTGCCATTGTATCAACCACAACTCATTTCATGGCGTCTTAGTCAATCAATACTCACAGCGTATGGGTTAGGTGTCTGTCCAAAGCGTGCAGCTGGTGTTCTTCCGCCCATCAAGGCCGGAGTTTGCCCGCCCTACCCAAAAAATCAGCCCGCACTTGGGATATATAAAAAAACAATTATATTCACCATCGAGGGATGCATAGCTGTCGCACCACCGTACGGGTTGATATCGTATTGGCCAGCATTTGGACGAGCGCCATAACCACCAGCCGCAGAAGCTATTCCAGCCATTTCCAAAGGGAAGGTCGCACCAGTTTTTTGGCTATAAACCATTAGCCTAGAGGACACCAGAACGCATAGCAATTAATGACACATACTCTTTTCTCTTGAGCGAAGCGAGGTTGACTGAGAGGGTCTTATTGTTATGTTTCAGCTCGACTCTTGCGTTTTCACCTTGTACGTCCTTGATGACACCAATCAATCCCTTACTCGTCCCTTTTGTCACAACCACAAGAGTGTTGATGAGTCTGTTCCTGTTGAGATTTGCCGTGGGAGCTGGCATAAGACTTGCACCGCCATAAGGAAGCTGTTGATTAAGTGCTGGATTTATTTTGGTGAGGTCGTTAACAGCTGATTTGGGAGTAACCGATATAAGGGAGTTGGCACGAGCAACGAAAACACCGAAGTTGTCGGTGTATTCGCGGTTATAGAGAAACACAAAGATGGAGCggaagatgttgaagacTTCTCCTTGTCGCATCTGTACAAAATGGATCAACCCAAATCATTGTCCATCCGTAATAAAAATCTCACCTCCCCATCAGTTTCCTTCATGTTGTCACCAACTTTCATGTCATTTCCTTGAGAATCTGTGGCGACAGCAAAACGCTTGTTGTCCCTTCTTATTGAGACTTGCTCAGGTGAAACACTCTTCGCAGCACCGTTTTGATCCAAgatcctcaacaaccctCCTTCCACCTTGGTCACTACCCCCGCCGTTGTTGAATCCAACATCACCATGTCGTGAACGTCATATAAACCTTTCGTAACGGTAAGATTGGTGGTGTCTGCGGCTTTTCGAAGATCCTTAGAAAAAACTTTGATCTCTTGCTCGCCCAGGTCAGACATCAAAGTCACAATGTCTCCCTTGACTTCCACCACCATACCCGACGCATCTGTATGCTTTCCTCCCAGCACCTTGACATGCTCACCAACATCGAAGCGTTTCCGAACACTTCGTGCAGGAACCTCAACAGTCTGGCCATGGACCTCTCCACCCTCCGCCTTGATAGCAATGACGTCGGGAGACACGGCTTCTACGATACCGTACAGCCCTGTCTGTTCGCCTTCATAAACTTCAATCTTGTCAccagggaaaaggagagatgtCGAGAGGTTCTTGTTGGCGTCCGCAATAGCAGAAAGATCGAATTTGGCTGTAGAATCATCGTCGCCGGTGAAACGTGAGATCTCTTCAAGGGTAGGGTTGACGTCCTCCGTCGCAACTGCAGGGATCTTGACATCCTTGATACAGAACCCGTCGACGTATTCGTCGTTATCGAACAGATAGCTGCCTTGAGCGCCTTGACGCACACTCTGTCGTCCATAGATCTTTCGTACGTCGTCATATGCGAAAAGACGAGCTGGCGGGCGAACACCACCGGGCTTCCCAATGGCAATGcgttccttcctcttttctcgaGGCGTGAGATCGATGCGAGGAATAAACTTTATACCAACGACACCGCTCGTGATCTGGTCAACATCCACCACCTGCGCCAAGTCACCCGCGTGTTTTCCCCTCTTCATTCTTACCCACATCCCTGGTGTGAGATTgacatctttcttcttcatcttgagCAAAGGtgccatctcctcaatGGGAACGAGGTTGACGCCCCTAGACATGAATATGCCGACAATGCCATTAACAGCGGCGCTCACAGAGGCGGACTGGCGGGCTTCGATGAAGATCATCCCTGGAATGGAATCGCGGCAGAAGACGGAAATGACATCGATGGGGTTTGCAGAGTACTGTTGTGCAAAAACCTTTCGGAAAATTGAGGCACAGATAGCGTGTTCTCGGCCGGACTACAATACCAGGTATAAGGAATGAATTGCAGTCCGTTTGAGAAACACTAACCTTGACAACCACCTTCCACAAGCTTGGATCATTGACACCAGGCATAAGCAGCCTTTGCGGGACTGCGTCACTGTCGCCGTTATACCTCGCTGCACCGGCAtgcctctccttcaatcTCTGTACAATATCATgcacatcctcctcttcgttACGTCCAAAGACACGATTAAGTCGGCGATGTTGATGATCATCCCGAGCTCCAACATCCTCAGGCGCCTCATCAATGAACTCAGCAACTGGATGTAATATGAGCAAAGATCTTTATAGTTTATGAAAATAAACCTACCGTCTCCATAATCgttgtcttcatcttcttcttcatcctcgtcgtctACTTCGGCTTCGACATCCAAGAATCTAaacttcttctgcttcctgCGTCGCTTTGCACGTCGCTCTAAGAAGATCTTTAACCCATATACTTGTCAGATCGTTCAGCACTGAcctccatcgtcatcttcatcatcttcgtcctcgtcatcgtcatcatcgtcctcatcctcgtcctcgtcatcttcaccttcgTCAGCCCCTTCCGCTTGAGCGTTacctccctcttccccatcatcttcctttgggttattctcttcatcctgaTTATTTACGACCTGAGTATCCTACAACGGACAGTGAGCGCGAGAGCGATGGAAATTAAAAGTGAATGAACCAACATCGTCCTCTTCTACTCATCAATCAATCAATTGTCAATCAGCGATGGAAAAGCTTTTATTGAACAAATTCCTACCGTCAGGATCCACTGCTCTTGCCTAGATACCATCAGCTTGTCACGCATACACCTGTCTTGATATTCCTACTtaccctctttctcccggctaaccttctttcctcctgctcttctGCAGGTGACTCAGGCGGCGAACTTTTTATTTCGATGTCAGACATATCACTAGCTCGcctctggaagaagattgtgTTATTATATTACGATATCGAGGCAAAGACACTGAGTGAATTCAACCTTAGTATCGCATGTCCTCGCCGACCAGTcggtggaagatggagacCTTGGAGAAAAACAATAAAATAGAAAATAGAAATTGTTCTTGTCAGACGCGACTGGCTTCTGGCACGTTGGTTATGTATTTCACTCACGCACGCAGTACTCGTACTGAAGTAACTGAATGGAGTAGCCATTGACATCTCGTCCATTGCTAAGAAGATATACACAGCACCTTAGCAgctcgaggagaagatgaagcgcGCATCTCCGAGGTGTCATGCATCTGTTCGAACCGCCGGAATCAGGCAGTACTACGTAGTACTGAGGGAAGGTAAGTCGGATACTAGGTCAAGCCGGAAAGGAACATGTAGAGTTGCATATGCTTCAGATCCTTGATATTAATCTCTGCTACCTGGTGGTGATATGTTAAGCCTTCATGATGCATTATGATCCAAGATTTTTTGATGATTCGCTGGTCCTAATAACGAGCCTCTACCTCCGTTGTATTACGTAAATTTCGGGTCTCGATTGTACCAGTACTAATACTCACCGCTATTGTATTACTTCATTCGTTCGTTACTGGTCAAATATCCGAGTCATTTACATGATAGAAGTATAGATTATTCTTAGCCGTCCATAAAAGGAACATTGGACTTTTGCCCGTTGTGCGCCCATTAATCACGTACATTGTTATTGCGGTGCAAATGCTGAGTGGTGAATAGTGAGTGGTAGATGAGTGCTGTACGATACAACGAGTATAGTTGTGACGTATTACTAATAACCCATGTCAGGTCGATATAGTCGCGTCTGCATCATACAGACAAACGCGTCTACCTCTGTATTAGGGATGAATAGTATGTGTGCTCTAAAtatggatgatggatgacAGCTTGTCGCCTGTGGTTGTGTGGGGCGGAAATGAGTCACAAGTGGAattgatggtgatgagcACGGACAGGTGGACCCCTCGACGGTGCAGAGGAGAGTGGGTTGTACCCTCGTCCACGGCGTTGGGTGGTGGGCTCTGGATTGCGCTTGTTGTGGGAGTTGGAGGCTGGAGCttggagggagaagggcgGATTGGAGAGGACAGAAAATCACAGTCCCAGATGAAAGCGAGTGCGGACGCGGATCACCCAACGGAACAACCATCCTTGCCCGGCCATACACCGCACATTCCCCTCGCCCTGTGCTGAAACAACCACAACACCTTTCGCATACAATGGGCCCGTGCTCGCCATCATCCCGGTGCAGCCGCCagaaaaagataaagagCCCGCTGGCAACATGAATTAATACAAGGACCTCACGCCCAGCATCTCTCACTGACATCCATTCCCAATAGTATCTTGTACTGACTATAGCAGCCTGGCATTGACCCCGCGATCCACAAGACATGTCCTTGTAGCCCATTCTCGACCTCATCTCACGACATGCCCGACccacctctttccccaACACCCCAACGCTGGCGCTCTTCGCCCGATTCCCCGCATCCCGACTTCGCAACTTTACTATCGACATTCGAAACGACATCGACAACTGATGATTCCAAGAGCTCAGCGTCGGCTTGGGCCACTCCCAGGACCGCAGACTCGAAACGATCATTTAACAACggacaagaggaggaaacaGCAGAGATTGAGTACAAGACCGCCTCCGAACATacagaagcagaagcagatATGCCAGATATAAGGAcatcttcgccttctccgcaaAGGCCTATCGATTCGAAGTGTTCTGAGAGACCTCTTAGTCCTTTGCTTCCGCCTAGCCGGACTCGGGTTTCTGGTGAAAGCGCGTCTGCCGCAGTGGGTAAAGCAGCGGTGGCCCAAGCGCATGGATCCAACTCTCGTGAGTCTTGCTCAATGAGTAAGACGCTTCGGCTGATAACGTGGTAGTACGGTCGGGACTCCGTGAAGCACCATACAGCTCTTCGACTTTCAGCAGTTCTGCCACCCCTACCGACCTTATCCACCCCGAGCACACCGGCCAGTCAATTGCGACGATAGACGCCGCTTATGATGGTGTTCTCTCCGAGCTCGACGCTCTGGCCAATGCCAATGCAGCTTCTGCTTCCCAGTCcgccatctcttcctttcagACGAAAGGTATCTCTGACCCTGGTGCGACCACTAATCTTTATCATCCTGTCCCTTTCCGTCAACCGATGCTTGGTCTGAACTCAACCCTCCCAGAGACAGGACTGTTTACTGGAGAACTTTCTCGTTTGTCCACCGTCAGTGAGAGGACAGAGCGAAGTTCAAACTCATCAGCTAGTCAGCTCAGCCCCGTGGTCCCTGGAGAATATCGCAGCCATACGCACCCCCAATCTGCATCTGCAATTGCAAACAAGTATCCTCTTATGTCAAGCCCAACCAAGGGAGCGACAAACTCTGAAACGCTGCCAGCGACACCGAAGAAAGCCAGTGATCTTATCAGGATGTTCGAGTCCAAATCCACACCAACAAAGGGTGAATTGCCACCGGTGCCTCAACAGTCCGCCATCTCTCCTTCGCGCATTTTTCCCGACAGAACTGGCCCAGCCCCCCCTATACCTCCCAAGCCTGACACAACGTCCGTTTCTCTTCGGGCTGAACTACCAGCTGGGGCCAACCTCCAAGCATATTCACCTGCGCCAACTCCACCACCCAAGATTTCATCGCCACTTTCCCAAGTGCGGACTATGATTGCTTCTTGGCGCACTCGCTCAGgctcaccatctccaaaatcTGGAATTACCAAAGAGGGGAATCTCCCCCTTCTAAGGAGCGGTGACAACGGCTGGAATGTCAGTAttaggagaaggaaaaggcatcaacaacagcagcagcttcgTGGGCAGCAAATGCAAGAAGGCCTTGCTCATATAATGATGGACGAGCAACTGACTGGTCCACATGATAAGGTGCAGCCTCGGATCGATATCTACGGGATCAATAAAGACCATGATGAATCACCCACCAGATCAAGCTCTCTGAGATCCGACTGTAAAGCGCCTTCGGAACTCAAACAATTTGCAGGAGAGGTAAATCGTTCGTCCGAAGCGAATGAGGCATATTAGTACTGATTTCTACGTCATAGCCTATTCGGGCAGGGACTTTGTATTATCTTAATGTTCACGACGAAGACATGAGACCTGATTATGAATGGGTCAAAGCTGACGGCCGCTTATATAGCGAAGGGCTAGAGTTGACTTGGATCAGTCCAAAGGGAAGGGCGACCGTCACACTGGACCTGGAGTTTTGCGATGGTAAGTTATCCTATCCCCTTCATGAAAATGCTCATAGACCTACAGAGGTGGCTTCTACCTATAGCCCCAACAATCCCAAGGCTGGGGAAGACATCGGTGCTCTGGCAGCTAAAAGGCAAGGTGCGCTAGCCGACAGCCTTTATCCATTCAAACTTGTGGGTCATATGATGATCTGTCATCAAACACTGACGACAAGTGGTGATAGGTCTACGACGACGGTGTTGAAAGGCTGGCTTGCGACACAGCCCGAGACCGGGTACGCTGGGTAAATGCCATTTGGACTGTTCTTGAACACACTCGAACGCCCATCGCCAACCGGTCCATGTCACTTAGGGCTAATCGCTCTTCATCTGATCATGGCAGTGATGCCGATGGATCCGCCTCTACCCATTTTAGCGCAGAGAATTATCggcctcatccttctccccgtGGAAGCGTTAATCCTCCGCTGTATACCACCGATGACGCCGTCATCGAGACCTCTGGAGGTCTTCATGCCCCTATCGTACAAAGAGGTAGCCGGAAGCTGGCCGCTCAAGGATTGGAAAGAGTGAGAAGTCTGAGGAGAGTTGCTAGTGAGGCAGACCTCAAAGACTGCGCCAATGACTTACCCTTCTCGGCTGAACGCTTGCCCGCTACTATGACCGATCTTAGTGAGATACCTCTATCGACACGCAGTGTCCTACCACCTACTTCTCAGGATTTTATCTTTGCGCGTGACATCAAACCACCCTTGAACGGATATGAAGGTGAAGCCAAGTCAACCTACCAGACCCCCAAGGAGGCCAACTCGACAGCGTCACCCGCTACTGGCTTCCATTCTCGTAATACTGTGTCAACGTATCGGGCTGCTCCACCCTCGGAATTTGACCATACGGCTCAACAATCGCCTTCTACGCTCGGTAGCCTTGCGTATCCTTTGGAATTTGGATTCGCAAGCCAGAAGATTCATAAACCCAGTGCCAGTATAGAGAAAATACTTTCACCATCTGGATCGAGTCATAATGCAAAGCCGGAAACGTACACCCCCACATTTCAAAATACGAAC harbors:
- a CDS encoding hypothetical protein (HMMPfam hit to KOW, KOW motif, score: 67.5, E(): 3.4e-17; HMMPfam hit to Supt5, Supt5 repeat, score: 46.8, E(): 6.1e-11), giving the protein MSDIEIKSSPPESPAEEQEERRLAGRKRARAVDPDEEDDDTQVVNNQDEENNPKEDDGEEGGNAQAEGADEGEDDEDEDEDDDDDDEDEDDEDDDGERRAKRRRKQKKFRFLDVEAEVDDEDEEEDEDNDYGDVAEFIDEAPEDVGARDDHQHRRLNRVFGRNEEEDVHDIVQRLKERHAGAARYNGDSDAVPQRLLMPGVNDPSLWKVVVKSGREHAICASIFRKVFAQQYSANPIDVISVFCRDSIPGMIFIEARQSASVSAAVNGIVGIFMSRGVNLVPIEEMAPLLKMKKKDVNLTPGMWVRMKRGKHAGDLAQVVDVDQITSGVVGIKFIPRIDLTPREKRKERIAIGKPGGVRPPARLFAYDDVRKIYGRQSVRQGAQGSYLFDNDEYVDGFCIKDVKIPAVATEDVNPTLEEISRFTGDDDSTAKFDLSAIADANKNLSTSLLFPGDKIEVYEGEQTGLYGIVEAVSPDVIAIKAEGGEVHGQTVEVPARSVRKRFDVGEHVKVLGGKHTDASGMVVEVKGDIVTLMSDLGEQEIKVFSKDLRKAADTTNLTVTKGLYDVHDMVMLDSTTAGVVTKVEGGLLRILDQNGAAKSVSPEQVSIRRDNKRFAVATDSQGNDMKVGDNMKETDGEMRQGEVFNIFRSIFVFLYNREYTDNFGVFVARANSLISVTPKSAVNDLTKINPALNQQLPYGGASLMPAPTANLNRNRLINTLVVVTKGTSKGLIGVIKDVQGENARVELKHNNKTLSVNLASLKRKDQKTGATFPLEMAGIASAAGGYGARPNAGQYDINPYGGATAMHPSMGGQTPALMGGRTPAARFGQTPNPYAAGVQNGKTPNPYAAGVGGKTPSAANASGGKTPAWGASGGKTPAYGMASGGKTPAYGMQGGKTPNAYAMAPPGPSGGRTPAYGAYGRPEASGSRPSVMAPPSAPYSAPYSAPTPAGNGAPTPAIPGNPYTAPTPYGAPTPYAAPTPGMPSLSAPTPGPGAGIAPTPFGAPTPYGAQSYGASAQQQRGLPWDWALDFRNVIVEIGPSYRPGSRNPLHFKRGFFDGKRFGYNDIIGENVRAILLDDPSVVEEIPAEYLRPAKADSQGQVVVVIGGGPEQKGQQRTTQYENGGSWMMELEGGDMAPLVVDGADLCRIWKV